The Rhodopirellula halodulae genome includes the window GTGCGGTATCTCAATACTCACGACCGCGAAGATCTTTGGTCCGTGCGTCGGTCGAAGGTCGCCGAAACGATCGAGATCGCGGATGTTGTTGGCTTGCAGGAAGTGACGGCCGAGCAACTTCGCGACGTGCAAGCTGCGACGCCGGATTGGAGTTGGTACGGATTGGGTCGGGATGATGGCAAGGAAGGCGGCGAGTTTGCTCCTGTCGGATATCGACACGCCCTGTTCGAGGCAATGGACCACGGAACGCTTTGGTTGTCGGATACGCCGACGGAGGCTGGGTCGAAGGGGTGGGATGCAGCGCTACCACGAACGATGACCTGGATGGTGTTGCGACGCAAAGTGGATCGCAAAGAGTTCTTGGTCATCAATTCGCACTTTGATCACCGCGGATCGAAGGCTCGCGAAGAGTCGGGCCGATTGATTGCGAAGGAGGTGGGCCAGCGGGCTCAAGGCCGTCCAACGATTGTGATGGGCGACTTCAATGCCAACCCCGATTCGGCTCCGCTTCGGGCGCTGCAATCAGGCAGCGAAGTTGCGTTGAGCGACGCTCGGGAAGTTTCGGTGACTGATCCGGAAGGACCGACCGGCACTTGGAACGGATTCAAAGCGATT containing:
- a CDS encoding endonuclease/exonuclease/phosphatase family protein encodes the protein MKNQALTNCLLTLVAMITVFTKPVAADDSFIAMTYNVRYLNTHDREDLWSVRRSKVAETIEIADVVGLQEVTAEQLRDVQAATPDWSWYGLGRDDGKEGGEFAPVGYRHALFEAMDHGTLWLSDTPTEAGSKGWDAALPRTMTWMVLRRKVDRKEFLVINSHFDHRGSKAREESGRLIAKEVGQRAQGRPTIVMGDFNANPDSAPLRALQSGSEVALSDAREVSVTDPEGPTGTWNGFKAIQADRRIDHMLVSDQIVVQRYRVLDPKTEAGRFASDHLPVVIHVGWK